TTAAGCATAGATTACTCATATATTTTCACATGTATGCGCTTTCCCTTCTGCACGGCACTCTGCtgccacaaaaaggggggggggatgaaaaaattagGCCCCCTACCAAATCGAAAtcgtaaaggaaaaataaaaacaaattacgAATTTGCACCACCACTGCCGTTATCGCCAAAGTTTGCATATCtctaattattttttttttttttttttttttttttcgtactccatgatgaaattaaaaaacgaaatgttAAAGGGCACGTATCTCTATACTATTAATTAACACTGACATAATAGAAAAACATAACAAAAGCGTAATTAATTTCCCCACGAGAGGATATGCATATACGCTTACATAATAAGTGagtgtacgtacatgtaattgttatttatatgtatgtatcCTCTGAACTCGTGCGGTTTACCCCATTTCTGTATACAATTCTTGCACCCTCTTCGCCAAGTTACGTGGTGGTAACTTTTAGCAGTTCCCGCCCCTCCCCTAAAGGTCAAGGAGAAGGTCCACCACGAAAGGGAGCCATCCACGGGGAATGTACATCACGTGCGTGTGCATggttatacatacatatgtatatatatatagatatatgtGCGTGTTTATGTAGGACTACCAGCTAGTAGCCCCTCCAACGAAGCAGTAGCAGCACGCGTCGCAGCGAATCGTGCCAACCGTTTTCGCAAACAGGGAAAGGAACGAACGGAGAGACGTATTCCCACCATCtgtaaaaagaagaaagagaagtagaagaaaaaacgcatGTCGAGATATTCAAAATAAAggcccatttttacaaaatttgaaAAGCTCTTTTGTGGAAGTTTCTTAAACGATTCGCATATCTTGACCAGCCTGTCATAAGAGAAGAGCAAAActggttccccttttttttatgttcgcTCGTTACCGAAAAGGTAGAGGAAATTGTGCCAGTCAATTTGCAACTTTTCCCCTCCTACGTGCCTCCCCACACGCTGCACATGTCCTACCAAttgtgcacatatgtgtatgcataaGGTAAGATAGGAAAAGGCAGTTCATACTACAGGACAGTTAGCAGACCCAGACGCATATTCAAGAGGAAGAGGCCAAAATGAATCTCAGCGACTCGAACAAAGACCTCAACGATTCCAAGTCAGATAAAAGTACGTCGTGGGTAAAATGGTTCAACAGTAGAGCCTTCAGCAATTTCCTAGTCGAGGTAGATAATGAGTACATTACAgattcttttaatttatacgGCTTAAAATCGGAGATGCCCAATTTTAACCATTTATTGTCCATAGTAGCTGGAGATGCCCCTGAGGAAGATGACGCTAAGAACGCATTTGGAAAGGATGCCGTCTCTTTATACTCTTTAATCCACGCACGATTTATTACAACCCCTAAAGGGCTGTCATTAATGAAGGATAAATACATCAAGGGCGATTTTGGAAGCTGCCCAAGAGTTAGTTGCTCTCAACATAATGTACTTCCAATTGGTCTGTTCgatcaaattaaaattgcaaaagtgCATGTTTATTGTCCCCTATGTCAAGAGATATACAAAATACATGAAGAGGACAAAGTATATTTGGATGGCTCCTTCTTTGGGACATCCTTTCCTCATATTCTTTTGCAAACCTATCCCTACTATGCCACTTTGAAAACGCCTTCTTACTGCACCTCCAAAATTTTCGGGTTCAGTGTCTACCATAATTTTACCAGAACGGAATATAAAATTGCCAAGGGGGAATTTGGGAAATTGTCTAGGGAAAatttccttaaaaaaaatccaaagtatttaaaaaaattaaagaaggaagaattGCAAATTAAGGACACCTAAACGTGGGTAAATTTTTAACTACGAAAATGTACGTTTAACGccattgtatttttttttccttcttttttccacccgCTCCCTTCAGTGGTTAAAAAagtgtaattaaaattttatttgattccccttttaaatgtacatgtgcgtgtACCCCTTTGGGTATGCATattcatatgcatatgcataggCTTATGTATGAACGTATTTACAAgggcatacacatacacgtCAATCGACAAAACATGTTACCCTCCCCCACCTGCGTGGATGAATCTGTCCGCATCCATCCCAGGCATGTGTTTCTGTTACTCCCCTCTccctacatttttttttttatatatgttttgtATTAATTgaataaatagaaaaaacgCTTATTcctatttgtaaaaataaacgttatattttttaaagcatatCTGAAGTTCACCAGCATACGCTTATGTGCACGCTTTTGTATTTACGTAAAtgtatgagaaaaaaaaaaaaaaaaaaaaaaactaattcgaaaaataattcgaaaaacaatttttgtAATAACTCAATTAAAactgttataaaaaaaagaaaaaaattgaatttcctttttatttcttaccGTTTCGTGTCCGTTTCAAAGTGGCCATATCATAATGCCGACATTTTGCTAACCCTGCGTGGGTCTGTTCTATTCctcgttttgcaaaattgatgCAAAGGTTTGGCTATCCCCACTAATCGTTTTCAGCCTatcgatttttttattctgtcCAATTTGTGAATGGGCTAACCGGCTGCAGCATTACCTTTTGCCGTTCATTTTGTACCTCAAAAGtgatacataaaaaaggacatTTCACGATGCCTAAGATAGGCGCACCCTTTTGTCGAAATTGAAAAggcaacattttttccactcattgccatttttactttcGCACAGAGCGAACAAATATAcccttttgtgaaaaaaaaaaaaaaattcatggCATAATTTACACAACTgttagggggaaaaatgttTCATTTATCCCAACGAATGAGCAGATATTCCCAGCCGCGCCTCCTCACAAAAGTTTAAACCGAATTTACTAAATTAATGGCCCTCAGTGCGTGTACAGAACGAAACACTCGCGTGCTGCTAACTTTTACGTGTGTATGAATCCCTCCCTTTGAACATTCGaacatttgcacatttgcgcAATTATCAGAGTAACGTACCTTTAACAACTTTGCCCTCACGCAAAGAAATAACCGCACTGTATGCCCCAGCACGACTATAAAAGAAGCCTTTTATTCACCCTCAAAATCGATGTGTCCTACACGGATGCTCCACATGGGTGCGCCAATTCTACTTCAGAACAACGCTGTGATGTGCACCACGCAATGGTGTTCACATAAATTACGTGTACCACTTTCAACCCTGTGCGCCCTTTTCAACGCGGAAGTGGCATTAAAACGGACCCCTCCCTgggatttctttttcctttttttgcttccacttttgcccccttttatgtttcttctttccctccCCTCCGCTTGTGAACAGACCCCTACATATTCGTGCAAGCGcgggcacaaaaaagaatcAACATGTTTACATGAAATTAGCCCAGCAGTGGCGCACATTACTACTAGTGCTGGTGGCGCAAGCCAACACCAGGCGAATCTTATCTCTATACTGACATGTGCATAAAAACGAAATCGTAAACGTGGTGAAAAggtgcacacatttgtgaAGTACATTTTATAAGTAAGACCCTGGCAAattaaagcataaaaaaaaaaaaaaaaaacatagaaCTGAAAGGCGCTAGCCCCCATTTGCATACTCCACAAAATTGCTAACAAAATAGGCAGTTCAATCCTTCCCTGGAAAGAAACTCCCTTCTTCAATgttaaatggaaaattttcacttataatgttttaaaaatgattcgTTGCTtggcggaaaaaaatatatgacgTTGCGCAAGTTTCATAACGCAAAAAGAAGTGTGGTGAGAAAAATttacgggggggaaaataaaaaaaattgaaaaaacgaaaagccAAGGCGAGGATGAACACGTAAAACATGTACGTTcgcacgtatgtacatacatatgcaaatgcataatacatacatacgtgtacACTCACCTGCATACATACGCGCATAGCGAATGAACCAAAGTGACACCTAGGAATGCATGTAGAAAGGATGTAGTTTCGTGAAAAACTGCTGCATGCGACTGTAACCAGGTTCCCCACCCCTTTCAGCGCGCAGTGTGCCCGCCGCGTTATAtgtgaaatgaaaaagtgcACGCATAAGTGTAGGAATAAGCGCCAGCGTAATTGTGTCCGTACGTGGGCCTATAGGAGTACCTACACGAGTACCTATATGAGCTCCTATGCGAGTTCCTATAAGAGTAACGATACTTATACCTATGCGCGTACCTATACGTGTGCGCGAGTCGCACGTTAACGTGTTCCCCAGTGTACGCAGGGCGCGCGCGCGAGTACGCTCAATTGCACCAAGGCAGCGCCGCATGAAGGACACCCAAACGTTGGTATACGCATATCCCAGGGACGTTTCATCCACGTTATGGTGACTCACGTgcccttaaaaaaatagaagattGCACCAGCACATCATCCTTgcgtatttaaaaaaaaaatgtagcaaaataaaatgcattatgtacatactttatagaaaaaataaaagctcctcatggaaaaaaaaaaaaaacattaaacaGTCAGTGGGcgaataaaacaaataaatgaacgaGCGACAAAACGAGCATGCGAATGAGCGAACGAGCGAACGAACCAACGCGCGACCGAATGAGCAAATGTATAACGCAAtatattgcaaaaaaaaattgtttttaagatttattttgctttgctGCATTTTACGCTCATatagaagataaaaaaacgCAGCCCAATTTTTACAGAGCTTGTAAAAACCCTGCGTACCTATTTTCGACGAAAAAACGGTATCGCGCGAACACACAAAGTGAgagaggggcaaaaaaggaaagatttTAAAACAGGGGATACATGCATATGTTCCTACGTGCGTACATTCCAACGCGCATACGCTCTTACATGCATATGTTATTACATGCATAGTTATACATGCATAGTTCATACGTGCATATGTTCTTACATGCATAGTTCATACATGCATAGTTCTTACGTGCATACTTCCATACCCGCATATGCTCTCACATACGTATGTTTACCCGCATGCTTGCACGTACATACAGGCATAAACTCtcacatacgtatgtacccCCATATATGCGCGCGTCCCCGCTTGCACTCTCACTGAGGCACATTCCAAGCATACTTACACGCGCGCGTATATATTCTGCGCGCATATATTCTGCGCATATACATCCTGCGCGTATAAGAGAAGAAGGTTGAGGGAATAGGAGGCGAACCAGGAAAGAGGCACCTCGAAAATACGTAACTTGCCCGATAGCACACTGCACATTGCGCAGTACAGGCAGAGTCGAAACAAAACATGCGCTAGAAAATGAACAACAATTTCAACATAAACGTTCAGGTGGACAGTGCGTTCCTCAGTGAGCACGAGGTGGAGGTGAATGGCTATTTCGCGAAATTGTACACGGGGGAAATTACGGTGGACACGATGATAGAAATCATGAAGAGCTTGTCATGCTGCCCCAAGGGGTCCAAAAATAATGATGTGTATAAATCaatgttattaattttgtttaatgAGTGTAGGTTCTTCCCAAAATATCCGTCGGAAGAGCTGGACACCACAGCACAGCTATTTGGGAAGTTAGTAAAGCACAACTTGTTACTATCCTATGGCAATACCTTAGCTGTTGCATTGAGGTGCATTCTGGaagctttaaaaaaaggaaatgattCTAAAATGTTCATCTTTGGAATTACAGCCTTGGAACAGTTTGAAGACTCTCTAATATGTTACCCTAGTTTTTTGTCCTCTCTAATAGAGCTCACTACCTTAAGGCAGTACAACCTGCAGTACGTCATTCATTGCAGCAATTTGTTAAGTACCCTTCCTGAGCACTTTAGAAGTTTACCCTACATAGATGCAtctacaattttaaaaataaaacacctCGCCGAAATTGGTGCTAACAGTAGCACAACTGATGCGAATATGTCTCAGGCGTCTAATGAGGACTTGAGAAAAATCTCTCCCCATAATGCacacaatttgaagaatgtaaataatttaatttcctcCATGGGCATAGCCATGGGTAGTGGCCTTGttgaaaatgcaaatgtaAATAACAACCTCAGCGCTGCGAGCAGCTGCAGCAGTAACAACAATAACAGCGCCCTCGCCAACGCGCTAAGCAGCATGCTCAAGGCTAACAGCGCCAACCTAACTAGTGACAACGTGCTCTCCTACATCAGTGACCTTTTACCTAACAACTCAAGCCTTCTGCACCACCACCCGCATCTGCAAGCCAGTCAGCATGTCAATCTGCAAGCCAGTCAGCATGTCAATCTGCAGGCCAATCTGCAGGCCAGTCAGCATGTCAATCTGCAGGCCAATCTGCAGGCCAGCCAGCACATCAACCCCCACGCCAACCTGCAAGCCAATCTGCAAGCCAGTCAGCATATCAACCCGCACGCCAGTCAGCATATCAACCTGCAACCCAGCCAGCATATCAACCCACACGCCAGTCCGCACACCCTAGGTAGAACTGatcacctttttaaaaataaaaacataagcGATAACCTAAACAGTAACTATAACGTAAACATAAacagcttctcctcccccgttAAGAACCAGAACATCACCTCCAATGTGAATCTACTAAACGGTGATAAGCTGAGCACCCCTTTTGGTGCCTCTAATCAGTTATATGCCAACCGGTCCTACGTACCTCCAAATGGAAGCAACCAAATGAACCGAGTTTTAACCTCCCAAGGCAACCAGTTCAACCTTGGGGGTAGGGAAATTGTATCCCTCAGCAATGCTTCCATCCTCAACGATCATGCAGGAGAAATCGGAGTGAGCTCTATGGTCGATGCTTCCAAGTATGCCAGTACGCCCGAAGGAATCAAACGCCCGAATGTTAATCTTGGCGGCGATAAGGGTGACGGCATCGGCATGAGCAGCAGCGTGGGCATCGGCAACAACCTCGCAAGTGGCAACCCGCTCAGCAGCAGGGACAAAGAGGAGCAGCTGTGCCAAATGATGGAATCGTTCTACGATCGGGTGCAGGTAAAGCTACCACCCAATTTGAGCCTAAACAACATCGGGGGGTTCGGACTAGGCCAAATAGAATGCCTAATGGACAACACCGAGTTAACTAAAAACATTATTGTGCCATCGTCCCTAATAATAGGCGAAGTGTTTAGCATTTTTAACACCCTCTGCTCATTCAATATTGatgagaaaattaaaattttaaaagaagtCATGCAGCCAGAGCACTACAGCTGGCTAGCCTTTTACATTGTCAAATCCAGGGCCTCCAAAGAAGTAAACCTCCACGAAGTTTTCCTGGAGTTTATTGATAAGCTAAGCTACCCTATGCTTATCGACACCATCATCAATATGACTTACGACTGCATACTCATCCTGTTCAAATACATAAACGAATTGAAAGAAGTTAGTGCATTTAAAACTGTGCTCAAAAATTTAGGCTCCTGGTTAGGGTTCATAACCCTAGGGAGAAATAGACCCCTAAAATCGAAGATCTTAGATTTAAAGTTAGTTCTATTTGAAGCCTACGAAAAAGGCTGCCTAGTTTGCATACTACCAATGGTATGCAGAATTTTAGAATCTATAAAACTgtctaaaaattttaagccCCCCAATCCGTGGACCACCACTATGCTGTGCCTACTAACAGAAATTCATGAGCTCCCAAATGTGAAGACGTATACAATATTTGAGGTGGAAATTCTCTTTAAAAATCTGGCCCTAGATATCCACGCCTTTCAGAATAAAACCACCCTACTGAGTAAGCGAAGTGTCGCTCAAAATAGGAAAAGTGAGTTGCTCATTCCAAAAGGTGGTAACAACAACCAGGAGAGTAGCACCGCTTTACCTGTAAGTGAGGACCTGAAGAATCTCCCACGCAGGGAAGGCCTAACAAGCGCTATTAATACTCACATGGGTAGAGTAGAAGGTGCATTGACTATGAACCACAGAATGGAGGAGTTCGAAAATGCCGCTAAAATTACCGCCAGGGAGATACCAAGTAGTGTACCTAATAATGCTCGACCGAGCACGAGGTTCATCCCAGAAAAAGTGGAATACACCAGACGAAACAATAACCTCCCAAGTTACAACGCCGATTATGTCGATTCCGAATGGAGCAAAGATGATGGCGAGAGAATTGATGCCCTGACAAATGACATGACGTTAGTTTCcacgttttcccccccagatATAAGTCTAATAAATGCTAGCTACCACAAAAAGGTGGCCGGCAGCGGAGGTAAAAATGTCAATGCCATGGGTGAGCAGTACGCCCCCAGTGTGAGCTACGCCACTGGTGCCAACTACGACGCTAGTGCCACCTATGAGGGTAGTTCCATCCATCCCCGCAATGCCAACTATGATGGAAGTGCCAGCCATCTCGGCAACGCAAACTATTATGATAGCAACGCAGAGTACTATGAAAACGGCGCGGAGTACTACGACGGTGCTGCCAACTACGACGGTGCTGCCAACTACGACGGTGCTGCCAACTACGACGGTGCTGCCAACTACGACGGTGCTGCCAACTACGACGGTACCGCCGCCTACTACGACAGCAACGACAATATGGACATCCCGGACATCTCCATTGACAACAATTTAATTaacaacaaaattaatagTAGTAAGTTTTTGCAGAGCCTGAACAGCGCTGTGA
The DNA window shown above is from Plasmodium vivax chromosome 9, whole genome shotgun sequence and carries:
- a CDS encoding casein kinase II beta chain, putative (encoded by transcript PVX_090870A); translated protein: MNLSDSNKDLNDSKSDKSTSWVKWFNSRAFSNFLVEVDNEYITDSFNLYGLKSEMPNFNHLLSIVAGDAPEEDDAKNAFGKDAVSLYSLIHARFITTPKGLSLMKDKYIKGDFGSCPRVSCSQHNVLPIGLFDQIKIAKVHVYCPLCQEIYKIHEEDKVYLDGSFFGTSFPHILLQTYPYYATLKTPSYCTSKIFGFSVYHNFTRTEYKIAKGEFGKLSRENFLKKNPKYLKKLKKEELQIKDT